Within the Leptospira stimsonii genome, the region ATAAGTTAAAATTGAGACAATAAGTGAACCCAATAGTAAAGAACTGGTAAATTTATTTTTTTTGTAAATCGAATAGAGAATAAAGCATAAATAAAATATGAAAATTGTGTTCTGAAAATTTAATATTTTTTGCATTCCTATTAAATTGAATAATGAATGAGGTACGCTAAAACTTCCTAAATAGGGATATATCAAAGTTCTATAGTAAAATACCTGGCCGAACTCTTTTAAGGAAAAGTCAAAGCGATCGTAAATAGAGTTCTTACTATCATAATTAATAATACAAAAGAGCTGTATTAAAACAGGCAACATGCTTATGAATAAAAATTTAATTTTTTTCTGAGATAAAATAAAATAAGCGTAGATTGGCAAAACAAACATTGCTACTGGGCCATTTAAGATTGATAACCATATTAAAATTAAATAAATTACTGTTTGGGTTTTCGAAACTTTTTGAAAATTATCGATCCCAATCAAAATTAATATCCAAGGTGTAAGGAAGTGTAAGTTTATTGAGTTAATAAATATTTCATCAGATGGAGCAGTGAGAATGAGAACCAAAGAACAGATTGTTTTATTCCTATAAGAAAGTAGATATTCATTTTTAGAAAGACCAATGAGTATATGAGGAATCAACCAAATGGAAAGAGAAAATATCGTCATGATTAAAGGAGCCATTTCTATAGGAAATAAGCTTGCTATATAAGAAAATGTTCTAGGGAAAAACGAATAATAACCGAGAGATGGCTCAAAGATGGACTTAAAGCCCCCAAAAAAAGCTTCTCGAAAATAAATAGTTCCTTCCTCAGCCCAAAGCCGAGGGGTAATAAAAAGACGTATGTCTCTAAAAAGTATAATTAGAAAAGGAATTGTGACGGATTTTAAAATTTGTTTTGTCATAGATTTCAATGCTCAAAAAGACCTAAAATGTAACTCTGAAGCTTTTTATCCAGGCCGAAAATTAATAAATTATTTTTAATTTCTACATATACAAAGAATTTCTGCTAAATTCTGTTCAAAAGAAACCGAGCACAAATCCTGCAAGAGCGGCTCCGCTCAAAGGTGCAACCACGGGAAGCCAAGCATACTTCCAATTCGAAGATCCTTTTCCCGGAATCGGAAGCAGAAAATGTGCGAGTCTCGGACCTAAGTCTCTCGCAGGATTGATCGCGTAACCGGTCGTTCCTCCCATCGATAGGCCGATACTCCAAACTAAAATACCGACTAAGAATGCGCCGAAATGGGTTGTCAATCCTTGCATTGTTGGAGAGAAGATGGAAACGATTCCTAAAATAAGTAAAAAGGTTCCTAAGAATTCGCTAAAAAAATTGGAAACGGTATGTGAAATCGCAGGTTCCGTCGAAAAGACTGCGAGGATCTTTCCTTTATCTTTTGTCTCTTTCCAATGAGGAAGATAATGCAAAAAATTGAATACTGCTCCTAAAAAAGCGCCAGCGACTTGAGCGGGAATGTATATTAGTAATTTCGAATAGTCTCCGGACTTGATCGCGAACGCGAGTGTCACCGCTGGGTTGAGATGTGCGTCCGGACTTCCGAAGGCGTTGGAAGTAAAAATGCCGAGCATCACGGCAAAAGCCCAACCCGTTGTGATTACGATCCAACCGCTGTCCTTGGATTTGCTGTGTTCGAGTAGAACACCGGCGACGACTCCGTTTCCCAAAAGGATCAAGACGAAAGTTCCTAAAAATTCTCCCAAAACAGGCGATATCATAATTCCCCCACGAAATTCGGGACCAAAATCCACGGATTTCTAAGATCGGCAATTGGTTTTTAGAGCCTTGAATTTTTTCATTTTCCCTTATCTTTTTTCCGTTTCGACCGATGTAGAACTTAGGAGGACAAGATGCCCGCATTTACGATTCCAGGACTTAGCTCCGGTCAAGACACGAATTTGATCGTAAAAAAACTGGTTGAATTGGAAGGAAAACCGATTCGCCGACTTGAGCAACAGAATTCGTTTAACAAAGCTCAAGTAAAAGCGTGGAACGATCTAAAAATCGTAACCACCGACCTCCAGAATAAAACCAGAGCACTCATCTCTTTTACCGCTCCCTTTGCGATGAAGAATATCGTATCCGAACCGGAAGGCGTCGTAAGCGGGGACGCTTCCCGTTCCGCGAGCGCTGGAAAACGTAAAATCGAAATCAAAGAACTCGCGACCTTTCACCAAGTTTCCGGAGACAAAACCGACGCGAACAAACAAATACCTGCCGGAAGTTTTAAAATCTTTTCGGGGGATTCCGAAAAAGAAATCGAATTCTCCGGAGGAACGATTCGAGATCTTGCAAGCGCTATCAAAGTATCCGCCGCGGGACTTGTGAATACGGGTCTTGTAAAAGTGGACGGAGACAATTACGTTCTCACGTTGACAGCTGGACTTTCCGGTAAAGAACGCAAGCTCAAGTTCGAGGATGCGAATGGAGTTCTTCAAGCATCCGGTCTCGTAGGCGCAACGGAGCCCGCAGATCCGCCGAAAGAAATCAATCTTCTTCCCGAAGCGGATCAGATTCTCGTGTTTCAATCCGAGAAATACGGAATTCCCGCAGATGCAAAACCTACTTTCAAAGAGGAGAATGGGAAAAAATGGATCGAAGTTGCGAGCGTCGGTTCGTTTCAATTCGGAATTCCGACTTCGGAATTTAAGAAGAATACAAAGATAGAACTCATAACGTCTACCCAGTTTGGACCGGATGATAAACTAGAATTAGGAATTCTTTATAAAGAAAACGATAAAGAGAAAATGATCTTGGAAACCGCTTCCAAACAGGAAGGAAAGATCGTCCTTAATCTCAAAAGTTTTCCGTCGGGCATGAAAGCTCATAAGATTCTTTTTGCGAACTCGAGCGGAAAGACGGTTGTATTAGAAAATTTTCATATAGTTATTCCCGGAGAATTCAGAGGAGCAAAACCTGCAAAGGAAATCACCGAAGCAAAAGACGCAGTCTTCCTCGTAGACGGAATCGAAGTCAGTCGCCCAAAAAACGAGGGATTGACGGACGTTCTCGACGGAGTTTCGATGAACCTTCTCAAAAAAACGGAAGGGCCGGTTAGCATCGATATCAAGACGGATTCCGATAAGGGTCTCGAGATGATCAAAGAATTCATAGCCGCTTACAATACGGTTCTAAAGTTTTCGAAAGAATCCACCGCGGTCGATAAGAATGCGCAGGTAAACGACGGAAAAGAGGACGGCGGTGAAATCGGGCAAACTTTCTGGGAAGGAAAAACCAAAACGGGACTTTTATCGGGAGAACATACCGTTCTTCGTCTGATAGCGGGAATGAAAACGGTTGCGAGTTCTTCTTATCCGGTTACGGGTGAGAATCCCGTGCGAATGTTAAGCGACATCGGAATTTCCACGGGAAACGTGGGAAGCAAATGGGCCGATATCCAGGACGGTTTTTTGATTCTCGACGAAGAGAAGTTAAAAAACAAACTCGCCGAAAATCCGGACGCGGTTCGAAATCTCTTTGCGATCGACACAAATTCGGACGCGAGAATGGATACAGGAGTCGCCGTGGATCTTTTAGAACACGTAAAACCTTACACGCAATATGCGGGCGGTCTTGTTTCCGGAAAAGTGAAGATGCTCGAAGAGCAAGTCACTGATAATAATAAGAAGATTAAAGAATACGAAAACCATCTCGTGAGTTACGAGAAAAAACTGAAATCCAAGTTTCTTTATATGGAGCAGGGAGTCGGTAAAAACAAGGCCGTGGGAGCGTATCTGAACAACAACCTCAGAGGCGCCAGAAACGAGTGATTCAAGAAGGAGAGTGAAATGGAAATTTATATCAACGAACATCTCTTAGATAGTTCTCTTGAAAACGAAAAGAAATTGGGCGAAGTCTTCGGAGAAATCACGAAGTGGGTCGAGTCCAAAGGAAAGTATCTTCTCGGTTGCACCGTCGATGGGGTGGAGTTTCAACCTTCCGAAATGCAGGATCGAGGAATCGATTCCACAAACAAGATGGAATTTTTTATCGGGGAAGAGATGGACTTTTTGGTTTCCACTCTAACCGAGTTGGATCTCTATGTTGATAAGGTCGGCTCCACACTTTTCGGAAGAGATTCTTTGACCGAAAAGGAATCCAAGGAATTATCGGACGGAGTTAAGTGGATACAATCCGTTTTGAATTCCGCTTCGAACCTTCTTCATCTCAAATTGGATCAGATCAAACCGATGGGGACCGGTAATACCGTTTCGCAGATCGTATCGGAGATATCTTCGCATTGCACGAATCTTGATAGCACAGAAGCGATCGAATCCTTTTTGGAGAATCTGAGAGATCTCAAACTTTTTATCATGGATCTCATCGCGAGAACGCAAGTGTTGGATCTGGATTTGCCGACTCTAAAAGAAATTTTGAATACGTTTATCGGAAACGTGGGCGGACTCAAGGAAAGTTTCGTAAAAGTAAACGAAGCCTATCAATCCGGAAAGGACGAAGTCGCGACGGAACTCCTGACTCAATCGATTTCTCAGATCAACGTACTTTTGACTTCGTTTATCACTTTGAAATTCAGAAAACCGGATTTGGACCTTTCCGAAATTTCAGTCGAAGGAATCGGCTTCGAGGAGAAAACCGGAGAATTGAACGAGATTCTTGCATCGGTCGCCGTAGCATTGGAAGAGAAAGACATTATTCGCGCCGGAGATTTGATCGAATATGAACTTCCGGGAACGTTAGACGAATTTCTTCCGTTTCTGAAATTGATTCAGGAAAAAATCTCGTAACGGACCGACCTCTAAGGGAAAGTTTTGGAGAA harbors:
- the fliD gene encoding flagellar filament capping protein FliD, which gives rise to MPAFTIPGLSSGQDTNLIVKKLVELEGKPIRRLEQQNSFNKAQVKAWNDLKIVTTDLQNKTRALISFTAPFAMKNIVSEPEGVVSGDASRSASAGKRKIEIKELATFHQVSGDKTDANKQIPAGSFKIFSGDSEKEIEFSGGTIRDLASAIKVSAAGLVNTGLVKVDGDNYVLTLTAGLSGKERKLKFEDANGVLQASGLVGATEPADPPKEINLLPEADQILVFQSEKYGIPADAKPTFKEENGKKWIEVASVGSFQFGIPTSEFKKNTKIELITSTQFGPDDKLELGILYKENDKEKMILETASKQEGKIVLNLKSFPSGMKAHKILFANSSGKTVVLENFHIVIPGEFRGAKPAKEITEAKDAVFLVDGIEVSRPKNEGLTDVLDGVSMNLLKKTEGPVSIDIKTDSDKGLEMIKEFIAAYNTVLKFSKESTAVDKNAQVNDGKEDGGEIGQTFWEGKTKTGLLSGEHTVLRLIAGMKTVASSSYPVTGENPVRMLSDIGISTGNVGSKWADIQDGFLILDEEKLKNKLAENPDAVRNLFAIDTNSDARMDTGVAVDLLEHVKPYTQYAGGLVSGKVKMLEEQVTDNNKKIKEYENHLVSYEKKLKSKFLYMEQGVGKNKAVGAYLNNNLRGARNE
- a CDS encoding MIP/aquaporin family protein, coding for MISPVLGEFLGTFVLILLGNGVVAGVLLEHSKSKDSGWIVITTGWAFAVMLGIFTSNAFGSPDAHLNPAVTLAFAIKSGDYSKLLIYIPAQVAGAFLGAVFNFLHYLPHWKETKDKGKILAVFSTEPAISHTVSNFFSEFLGTFLLILGIVSIFSPTMQGLTTHFGAFLVGILVWSIGLSMGGTTGYAINPARDLGPRLAHFLLPIPGKGSSNWKYAWLPVVAPLSGAALAGFVLGFF